In one window of Canis aureus isolate CA01 chromosome 36, VMU_Caureus_v.1.0, whole genome shotgun sequence DNA:
- the LOC144305737 gene encoding C-X-C chemokine receptor type 2, giving the protein MEYINWDNYSLEDLFGDIDNYTYNTEMPIIPADSAPCRPESLDINKYAVVVIYVLVFVLNLLGNSLVIMVVLYSRVSHSVTDVYLLNLAIADLLFALTLPIWAVSKVKGWIFGTPLCKIVSLLKEVNFYSSILLLACISMDRYLAIVHATRTLTQKRHWVKFICLGIWALSLILSLPIFVFRRAINPPYSSPVCYEDMGANTTKLRIVMRALPQTFGFIVPLMIMLFCYGLTLRTLFEAHMGQKHRAMRVIFAVVLVFLLCWLPYNLVLVADTLMRLQAIKETCQRRNDIGRALDATEILGFFHSCLNPLIYAFIGQKFRHGLLKIMAFHGLISKEYLPKDSRPSFVGSSSANTSTTF; this is encoded by the coding sequence ATGGAATACATTAACTGGGATAATTACAGCCTGGAGGATCTCTTCGGTGATATTGATAATTACACTTACAACACGGAGATGCCCATAATTCCAGCAGACTCTGCCCCATGCAGGCCAGAATCTCTGGACATCAACAAGTATGCTGTGGTTGTCATCTATGTCCTGGTCTTTGTGCTGAACCTGCTGGGAAACTCCCTAGTCATAATGGTTGTCTTATACAGTCGGGTCAGTCACTCTGTCACCGACGTCTATCTGCTGAACCTGGCCATAGCTGACCTGCTCTTTGCCTTGACCTTGCCTATCTGGGCTGTCTCCAAGGTAAAGGGTTGGATCTTTGGCACACCCCTGTGCAAGATCGTCTCGCTCCTGAAGGAAGTCAACTTCTACAGCAGCATCCTGCTGCTGGCCTGCATCAGCATGGACCGCTACCTGGCCATTGTCCATGCCACACGCACGCTGACCCAGAAGAGGCACTGGGTCAAGTTCATATGCTTAGGCATCTGGGCCCTGTCCCTCATCCTGTCCCTGCCCATCTTCGTCTTCCGCAGGGCCATCAATCCCCCCTACTCCAGCCCAGTCTGCTACGAGGACATGGGTGCCAATACAACAAAATTGCGGATAGTGATGCGGGCCCTGCCCCAGACCTTTGGCTTCATCGTGCCCCTGATGATCATGCTGTTCTGCTATGGGCTCACCCTGCGCACGCTGtttgaggcccacatggggcaGAAGCACCGGGCCATGCGGGTCATCTTTGCTGTCGTGCTCGTCTTCCTGCTCTGCTGGCTGCCCTACAACCTGGTTCTGGTCGCAGACACCCTCATGAGGCTCCAGGCCATTAAGGAGACCTGTCAGCGCCGCAATGACATTGGCCGTGCCCTGGATGCCACCGAGATTCTGGGCTTCTTCCACAGCTGCCTTAATCCCCTCATCTATGCCTTCATTGGCCAGAAGTTTCGCCATGGACTCCTCAAGATCATGGCCTTCCATGGGCTCATCAGCAAAGAGTACCTGCCCAAGGACAGCAGGCCTTCCTTTGTTGGCTCTTCTTCAGCGAACACTTCTACTACTTTCTAA